In Streptomyces dangxiongensis, one DNA window encodes the following:
- a CDS encoding ArsR/SmtB family transcription factor: MASRTSSPLVHPDVEDLDLFKIMSALTDELRLTIVVTLAASPGLACSGFNRDVTASVLTRHFRVLREAGVIRQRDVGTRRINTLRKEELDQRFPGLIDLVLKESVGRVEPYTDCDSA; this comes from the coding sequence ATGGCCAGCCGCACCTCGTCCCCGCTCGTCCACCCCGACGTGGAAGACCTCGACCTTTTCAAGATCATGAGCGCGCTGACCGACGAGCTCCGGCTCACCATCGTCGTCACTCTTGCTGCCTCACCTGGTCTGGCCTGCAGCGGCTTCAACCGGGATGTCACCGCGTCCGTGCTGACCCGCCACTTTCGAGTCCTGCGCGAAGCCGGTGTCATCAGGCAGCGCGACGTCGGCACCCGCCGCATCAACACTTTGCGCAAGGAAGAACTGGACCAGCGGTTCCCCGGGCTGATCGACCTCGTCCTCAAGGAGAGCGTCGGCCGCGTGGAGCCCTACACCGACTGCGACAGCGCCTGA
- a CDS encoding VOC family protein, which produces MAIQRMDNVGIVVEDMDAAIAFFVELGMELEGRAEVEGLFADQCTGLDGVRCDIAMIRTPDGHSRLELAKYRSPAVISAGPRNRPHNILGTHRVMFAVDDIKDTVARLRPHGAELVGQIARFEDSYLLCYLRGPEGIIVGLAEQLR; this is translated from the coding sequence ATGGCGATTCAGCGGATGGACAACGTCGGCATCGTCGTCGAGGACATGGATGCCGCCATCGCGTTCTTCGTGGAACTCGGTATGGAGCTGGAGGGCAGGGCGGAGGTCGAGGGCCTCTTCGCCGACCAGTGCACCGGACTCGACGGCGTCCGCTGTGACATCGCGATGATCCGGACCCCGGACGGTCACAGCCGGCTCGAGCTGGCGAAGTACCGCAGCCCCGCGGTGATCAGCGCCGGGCCGCGCAACCGGCCGCACAACATTCTGGGCACGCACCGCGTCATGTTCGCCGTCGACGACATCAAGGACACCGTTGCCCGCCTGCGCCCTCACGGCGCCGAACTCGTCGGCCAGATCGCCCGGTTCGAGGACAGCTATCTGCTCTGCTACCTCCGCGGCCCGGAGGGCATCATCGTCGGACTGGCCGAGCAACTGCGCTGA
- a CDS encoding PP2C family protein-serine/threonine phosphatase has translation MAEGESKRDKARMDRSEGFGERLLGVLLDRAHEMPPQLIAPLIAEGVAQVGGREVSILLQDYGQEFLVPLPGRGLLVGEPEAIGDSAAGTAFLRMTPVEVARTDGVRVYLPLLDGSDEVGVMALTLGSVDDDDRRLLRRLAGLVADMLVTKHAYTDRFFQARRRQPMSLAAEMQWSLLPPLSMSVPQVEVAGILEPAYDIAGDSIDYALNDDILHASVIDAMGHGLDAATMATVAVGAYRHARRAGISLAEKYAFMDQAIAEQFGPDHFVTAQMMDLNIVTGRLKWVNAGHPAPLLIRNHEVARQLGGPATLPVGLGGPPPKVSEYTLRRGDRVLCYTDGLIEERGRGGEQFGEERLIACVNRIELTGEGLRATALLLSHTLKWERGATSDDATLFLIEWRGGTADHLAVLE, from the coding sequence GTGGCCGAGGGTGAGTCGAAGCGTGACAAAGCCAGGATGGACCGGTCGGAGGGATTCGGAGAGCGGTTGCTGGGGGTGCTGCTGGACCGGGCACACGAGATGCCGCCGCAGTTGATCGCTCCGTTGATCGCGGAGGGTGTGGCCCAGGTCGGTGGACGCGAGGTCTCGATCCTCCTGCAGGACTATGGGCAGGAGTTCCTGGTGCCGCTACCGGGGAGGGGACTACTGGTCGGTGAGCCAGAAGCGATCGGTGACTCCGCGGCGGGCACGGCTTTCCTCCGGATGACCCCGGTCGAGGTCGCGCGGACCGACGGCGTTCGGGTGTACTTGCCGTTGCTGGACGGCAGCGACGAGGTGGGGGTGATGGCTCTTACCCTGGGCAGCGTCGATGACGACGACCGGCGGCTGCTACGCAGGCTGGCGGGTCTGGTCGCCGACATGCTGGTCACCAAGCACGCCTACACGGACCGGTTCTTCCAGGCCCGGCGCCGCCAGCCGATGAGCTTGGCCGCGGAGATGCAGTGGTCCTTGCTGCCGCCGCTGTCGATGTCCGTGCCGCAGGTCGAGGTGGCCGGCATCCTGGAGCCCGCCTACGATATCGCCGGCGACAGTATCGACTACGCCCTCAACGACGACATCCTGCATGCGTCCGTGATCGATGCGATGGGCCATGGCCTGGACGCGGCCACGATGGCGACCGTCGCGGTCGGCGCCTACCGGCACGCCAGACGCGCCGGCATCAGCCTCGCTGAGAAGTACGCGTTCATGGACCAGGCCATCGCCGAACAGTTCGGACCCGACCACTTCGTCACCGCGCAGATGATGGACTTGAACATCGTCACCGGCCGCCTGAAATGGGTCAACGCGGGCCACCCCGCACCCCTGCTGATCCGCAACCACGAGGTCGCCCGCCAACTGGGAGGCCCCGCCACCCTGCCCGTCGGCTTGGGCGGCCCACCGCCGAAGGTCAGTGAATACACGCTCCGGCGTGGCGACCGGGTGCTGTGCTACACCGACGGTCTGATCGAAGAGCGCGGCAGGGGCGGGGAGCAGTTCGGCGAGGAACGACTCATCGCGTGCGTCAACCGCATCGAACTCACCGGGGAAGGACTACGGGCAACAGCTCTCCTGCTTTCCCACACCCTGAAATGGGAACGCGGGGCAACAAGTGATGACGCGACCCTCTTCCTCATCGAGTGGCGCGGCGGCACGGCCGACCACCTCGCCGTCCTGGAATGA
- a CDS encoding DUF5994 family protein, which yields MAATSAMRAVEDPVSSSSRLRLVLAPAGTSPALIDGAWWPRSRDLTTELPALIEVLDPLWGRITRVTVNPTSWPVIPRKVPVRGHVVHVGWFEAEQDPHELLLLSCTIGRWDLLVIPPETDPATAARLMTKASDPSRSLTASALVRDSAGFRSSQEEASASDSVLEAVWDSEGGHDGR from the coding sequence ATGGCCGCTACTTCTGCGATGCGCGCGGTCGAAGACCCGGTTTCATCTTCGTCGCGGCTCCGACTCGTGCTGGCACCTGCCGGCACGTCACCGGCATTGATCGACGGTGCTTGGTGGCCCCGCTCCCGCGACCTGACGACGGAGCTTCCGGCGCTCATCGAGGTGCTCGACCCGCTGTGGGGGCGGATCACCCGAGTGACAGTTAACCCCACATCGTGGCCGGTCATTCCGCGGAAGGTGCCCGTCCGAGGGCACGTGGTGCACGTCGGCTGGTTCGAGGCCGAGCAGGACCCGCACGAGCTGTTGCTGCTCTCCTGCACAATCGGCCGCTGGGACCTGCTGGTGATCCCGCCGGAAACGGACCCGGCCACCGCGGCCCGGTTGATGACCAAGGCCAGCGACCCGTCGCGGAGCCTCACGGCGAGCGCCCTGGTCCGGGATTCCGCGGGCTTCCGGTCCTCACAGGAGGAAGCGTCCGCCTCGGACTCCGTCCTGGAGGCAGTCTGGGACTCCGAAGGCGGCCACGACGGGCGATAG
- a CDS encoding gas vesicle structural protein GvpA, giving the protein MTVATQQGGGGGSSGLYDVLELILDRGLVIDAFVRVSVVGIEILKIDIRIVVASVDTYLRFAEACNRLDLEAGPSKPAGLKELTGQVTESGARGKTKGALSGAAETVSDAFQQARGEGRERQAERPAPGRRGE; this is encoded by the coding sequence ATGACCGTGGCAACACAACAGGGCGGCGGAGGAGGTTCCAGTGGCCTCTATGACGTCCTTGAGCTCATTCTCGACCGCGGGCTGGTGATCGACGCTTTCGTGCGGGTCTCCGTCGTCGGTATCGAGATACTCAAGATCGATATTCGGATCGTGGTCGCCAGCGTCGACACCTACCTGCGCTTCGCGGAGGCGTGCAACCGCCTCGATCTGGAGGCGGGGCCGAGCAAGCCGGCCGGGCTCAAAGAGCTCACAGGGCAGGTCACGGAGTCCGGCGCCCGCGGCAAGACGAAGGGAGCTTTGTCCGGCGCCGCGGAGACGGTTTCCGACGCCTTCCAGCAGGCACGCGGTGAAGGCCGGGAGCGTCAGGCCGAACGGCCCGCCCCGGGCAGGCGAGGGGAATGA